A genomic segment from Flavobacterium inviolabile encodes:
- the rplL gene encoding 50S ribosomal protein L7/L12 codes for MADLKQFAEQLVNLTVKEVNELATILKDDYGIEPAAAAVVISGGGEAAAVEEQTEFTVVLKDAGASKLAVVKAVKELTGLGLKEAKDLVDGAPSNVKEGVSKDEAEGLKKSLEEAGAVVELK; via the coding sequence ATGGCAGATTTGAAACAATTCGCAGAACAATTAGTTAACTTAACAGTTAAAGAAGTTAACGAATTAGCAACTATATTAAAAGACGATTACGGAATTGAGCCTGCAGCTGCTGCTGTAGTTATATCAGGTGGTGGAGAAGCTGCTGCTGTTGAAGAGCAAACTGAATTCACAGTAGTATTGAAAGATGCTGGTGCTTCTAAATTAGCTGTAGTTAAAGCTGTTAAAGAATTAACTGGTTTAGGTCTTAAAGAAGCTAAAGACTTAGTAGACGGTGCTCCTTCTAACGTTAAAGAAGGTGTTTCTAAAGATGAGGCTGAAGGTCTTAAAAAATCTTTAGAAGAAGCTGGAGCTGTAGTTGAGCTTAAATAA
- the rplJ gene encoding 50S ribosomal protein L10 — MTREEKSIAIEDLTAQLAGTNIVYVADISGLNAETTSNLRRACFKAGIKLEVVKNTLLEKAMEASDNNYGELPTVLKGNTSILIADIANAPAKIIKEFRKKSDKPLLKGAYINEEIYIGDNLLDSLASLKSKEEVIGEIIGLLQSPAQRVISALQNQFKDEEGAE, encoded by the coding sequence ATGACTAGAGAAGAAAAATCAATCGCGATTGAAGATTTAACTGCACAGTTAGCTGGTACTAATATTGTTTATGTAGCAGATATTTCTGGATTAAATGCAGAAACTACTTCAAACTTAAGAAGAGCTTGTTTTAAAGCTGGTATTAAATTAGAAGTTGTTAAGAACACCTTGCTTGAAAAAGCTATGGAAGCTTCTGATAACAACTATGGTGAATTACCAACAGTTTTAAAAGGAAACACTTCTATTTTAATTGCAGACATCGCTAACGCACCTGCAAAAATTATCAAAGAATTCCGTAAAAAATCTGATAAGCCTTTATTAAAAGGTGCTTACATCAACGAAGAAATCTACATTGGAGATAACTTACTTGATTCATTAGCATCTCTTAAATCTAAAGAAGAAGTTATCGGAGAAATCATCGGATTACTTCAGTCTCCGGCACAGAGAGTTATCTCTGCTCTTCAAAACCAATTTAAGGACGAAGAAGGAGCGGAGTAG
- the rplA gene encoding 50S ribosomal protein L1 produces the protein MAKLTKKQKEAASKIEKNKLYSLKEASALIKTVSSAKFDESVDIAVRLGVDPRKANQMVRGVVTLPHGTGKDVRVLALVTPDKEAEAKAAGADHVGLDDYLQKIKDGWTDVDVIITMPAVMGKLGPLGRILGPRGLMPNPKTGTVTMDVAKAVQEVKAGKIDFKVDKTGIVHAGIGKVSFEAEKITENAHEIIQTLIKLKPTAAKGTYIKSIHISSTMSPAIALDPKAV, from the coding sequence ATGGCAAAATTAACAAAAAAGCAAAAAGAGGCTGCTTCAAAAATTGAGAAGAACAAATTGTACAGCTTGAAAGAAGCATCTGCTTTAATCAAAACTGTATCTTCTGCAAAATTTGATGAGTCTGTTGATATCGCAGTTCGTTTGGGTGTAGATCCAAGAAAAGCGAATCAAATGGTAAGAGGTGTTGTTACTTTACCACACGGTACAGGTAAGGATGTTCGAGTTTTAGCATTAGTTACTCCGGATAAAGAAGCAGAAGCGAAAGCTGCTGGTGCTGATCACGTAGGATTAGATGACTATTTACAAAAAATAAAAGACGGTTGGACAGATGTTGATGTAATCATCACGATGCCTGCTGTTATGGGTAAATTAGGTCCGTTAGGTCGTATTTTAGGACCTAGAGGTTTAATGCCAAACCCTAAAACAGGAACTGTAACTATGGATGTTGCTAAAGCTGTTCAAGAAGTGAAAGCTGGTAAAATTGACTTTAAAGTTGACAAAACTGGTATCGTTCACGCTGGAATTGGAAAAGTTTCTTTCGAAGCTGAGAAAATTACGGAGAATGCTCACGAAATTATTCAAACGTTAATCAAATTAAAACCAACTGCAGCGAAAGGTACTTATATTAAGAGTATCCACATCTCATCTACAATGAGTCCTGCTATTGCTTTAGATCCTAAAGCAGTATAA
- the rplK gene encoding 50S ribosomal protein L11 codes for MAKEISKVVKLQVKGGAANPSPPVGPALGAAGVNIMEFCKQFNARTQDKPGKVLPVQITVYKDKSFDFVVKTPPAAIQLLEAAKLKSGSGEPNRKKVANVTWDQIRTIAEDKMPDLNAFTIEKAMSMVAGTARSMGITVTGNAPF; via the coding sequence ATGGCAAAAGAAATTAGTAAAGTAGTTAAACTACAAGTTAAGGGAGGTGCTGCGAATCCGTCGCCACCGGTTGGACCTGCTTTGGGGGCTGCTGGGGTTAACATCATGGAGTTCTGTAAGCAGTTCAATGCTAGAACACAAGATAAACCTGGCAAAGTTTTACCAGTACAAATTACTGTGTATAAAGACAAGTCTTTTGACTTTGTTGTTAAAACGCCACCTGCTGCAATTCAATTATTAGAGGCAGCAAAATTAAAGTCTGGTTCAGGTGAACCTAACCGTAAGAAAGTAGCAAACGTTACTTGGGATCAAATTAGAACTATTGCTGAAGACAAAATGCCGGATCTTAATGCTTTTACAATTGAAAAAGCAATGAGTATGGTAGCTGGAACAGCTAGATCTATGGGTATAACTGTAACTGGGAATGCTCCTTTTTAA
- the nusG gene encoding transcription termination/antitermination protein NusG, which yields MTDNSVKKWYVVRAVSGQENKVKNYIETEINRLGMGDYISQVLVPTEKVVQVRDGKKISKDRVYFPGYVMVEANLTGEIPHIIKSITGVIGFLGETKGGDAVPLRQSEVNRMLGKVDELSVKTDNAAIPYAVGETVKVIDGPFNGFNGTVEKVNEEKRKLEVMVKIFGRKTPLELSFMQVEKV from the coding sequence ATGACTGATAATAGTGTCAAAAAGTGGTATGTAGTTAGAGCGGTTAGCGGTCAGGAAAATAAAGTTAAAAACTATATTGAGACTGAGATCAATCGTCTCGGTATGGGTGATTATATCTCGCAGGTACTTGTTCCAACTGAAAAGGTGGTACAGGTTCGTGACGGGAAAAAAATCAGTAAAGATCGTGTGTACTTTCCTGGATATGTAATGGTTGAAGCAAACCTTACAGGGGAGATTCCTCATATCATTAAATCAATAACCGGTGTTATTGGTTTCTTAGGGGAAACTAAAGGAGGTGACGCAGTTCCGTTAAGACAATCGGAAGTAAACCGAATGTTAGGTAAAGTAGATGAATTGTCTGTTAAAACAGATAATGCAGCTATTCCGTATGCAGTTGGTGAAACGGTTAAAGTTATTGACGGACCTTTCAATGGTTTCAATGGAACCGTTGAGAAGGTAAATGAAGAAAAGCGTAAACTTGAAGTAATGGTGAAAATTTTCGGAAGAAAAACACCTTTGGAATTGAGTTTTATGCAAGTTGAAAAAGTATAA
- the secE gene encoding preprotein translocase subunit SecE: MTKVVNYISEAFEELKSNVTWPQWSEVQRLTIVVAIFSILFALATWGVDVVFAKILGGFFNLLKKA; this comes from the coding sequence ATGACAAAAGTTGTTAATTACATATCAGAAGCATTTGAAGAACTAAAATCAAATGTGACTTGGCCACAATGGTCTGAGGTACAACGTTTAACTATTGTTGTTGCTATTTTTTCGATTTTATTCGCATTGGCAACATGGGGAGTTGATGTAGTCTTCGCTAAGATTCTTGGTGGATTCTTTAATTTATTAAAAAAGGCTTAA
- the tuf gene encoding elongation factor Tu, whose translation MAKETFDRSKPHLNIGTIGHVDHGKTTLTAAITKVLSDAGYSEAKSFDQIDNAPEEKERGITINTSHVEYATANRHYAHVDCPGHADYVKNMVTGAAQMDGAILVVAATDGPMPQTREHILLGRQVGVPRMVVFMNKVDMVDDAELLELVEMEIRDLLSFYQYDGDNGPVVKGSALGALNGEPQWVATVLELMEAVDNWIELPVRDVEKPFLMPVEDVFTITGRGTVATGRIETGVANTGDAVEIIGMGADKLTSTITGVEMFRKILDRGEAGDNVGLLLRGIDKADIRRGMVIVKPGSVKPHAKFKAEVYILKKEEGGRHTPFHNNYRPQFYVRTTDVTGTISLPAGVEMVMPGDNLTIEVQLLSPIALSVGLRFAIREGGRTVGAGQVTEILD comes from the coding sequence ATGGCAAAGGAAACTTTTGATCGTTCCAAACCCCACTTGAATATTGGTACTATTGGACACGTAGATCACGGAAAAACAACATTGACAGCAGCTATTACTAAAGTATTGTCTGATGCAGGTTATTCTGAAGCAAAATCATTTGATCAAATTGATAACGCTCCTGAAGAAAAAGAAAGAGGTATTACTATTAATACTTCACACGTAGAGTATGCTACAGCTAACCGTCACTATGCTCACGTTGACTGTCCAGGTCACGCGGATTACGTGAAAAACATGGTTACTGGTGCTGCTCAGATGGATGGTGCTATCTTGGTGGTTGCTGCTACTGATGGTCCAATGCCACAAACTCGTGAGCACATCCTTTTAGGTCGTCAGGTTGGTGTGCCTAGAATGGTTGTTTTCATGAACAAAGTGGATATGGTTGATGATGCTGAATTATTAGAGCTTGTTGAAATGGAAATCAGAGATTTATTATCTTTCTATCAGTATGATGGTGATAATGGTCCTGTTGTTAAAGGATCTGCTCTTGGTGCATTAAACGGTGAGCCACAATGGGTTGCTACAGTTTTAGAATTAATGGAAGCTGTTGATAACTGGATTGAATTACCAGTACGTGACGTTGAGAAACCATTCTTGATGCCAGTTGAGGATGTATTTACAATTACAGGACGTGGAACTGTTGCTACAGGTCGTATCGAAACTGGAGTTGCTAATACTGGAGATGCTGTTGAAATCATCGGTATGGGTGCTGATAAATTAACTTCTACTATTACAGGAGTTGAGATGTTCCGTAAAATCCTTGACAGAGGTGAAGCTGGAGATAACGTAGGTTTATTATTGAGAGGTATTGATAAAGCTGATATCCGTAGAGGTATGGTTATTGTTAAGCCAGGATCTGTTAAGCCACACGCTAAATTCAAAGCTGAGGTTTATATCTTGAAAAAAGAAGAAGGTGGACGTCACACTCCATTCCATAATAACTACCGTCCACAGTTCTACGTACGTACAACTGACGTAACAGGTACTATCTCTTTACCAGCTGGTGTAGAAATGGTTATGCCTGGGGATAACTTGACTATTGAAGTACAATTATTAAGCCCAATCGCATTAAGCGTAGGTTTACGTTTCGCTATCCGTGAAGGTGGTAGAACAGTAGGTGCTGGTCAGGTAACTGAAATTTTAGATTAA
- the hpf gene encoding ribosome hibernation-promoting factor, HPF/YfiA family — translation MKVNVQAVNFNIDKKLVGFVQERLEKLEKYYDRVVSSNVFLKVENTSDKENKIVEVKISVPGDEFVVKKQSKTFEEALDLSVDSLERLLLKRKGRIRTHI, via the coding sequence ATGAAAGTAAATGTTCAGGCTGTCAATTTTAATATTGACAAGAAATTAGTTGGTTTTGTTCAAGAGAGATTAGAAAAACTGGAAAAATACTACGACAGGGTAGTTTCTTCCAATGTATTTTTGAAAGTAGAAAATACGAGTGATAAAGAAAATAAGATAGTGGAGGTGAAGATCAGTGTTCCTGGGGATGAGTTCGTGGTTAAAAAGCAAAGTAAAACATTTGAAGAGGCGTTAGACTTGTCTGTTGACTCTTTGGAGCGCTTGTTGCTAAAAAGAAAGGGTAGAATCAGAACGCATATTTAA
- a CDS encoding tyrosine-type recombinase/integrase — translation MHTSLQAYQDYLQKEKNYSRHTQTAYLNDVLSFEAFLEEGKFDVALEKINYGHVRAWLVSLVESGISNTSVNRKISSLKSFYKFLLKAKQIAVNPLLKHKSLKVARKVQIPFSEKELQAVAEAVDYAEDFEGIRNRLIVELFYTSGIRRSELIGLKVRDYNPHAKTLKVLGKRNKERLLPVLDCTDRLLKDYLKERGMLNEGLPNDLLILSKKGNKVSESFVYRLINDYFSTVSEKVKKSPHVLRHTFATHLLNNGADINSVKELLGHASLSSTQIYTHSSLSELKKVYQEAHPRNRNDSES, via the coding sequence ATGCATACTTCTTTGCAAGCCTACCAGGATTATCTGCAAAAAGAGAAAAATTATTCTCGCCACACCCAAACTGCTTATCTGAATGATGTTCTTTCTTTTGAGGCTTTTCTTGAAGAAGGCAAGTTCGACGTGGCGCTCGAAAAGATCAATTACGGTCATGTCAGAGCCTGGCTGGTCTCGTTAGTTGAATCCGGAATTTCAAATACTTCTGTTAACCGGAAAATATCATCTTTAAAATCATTTTATAAATTCCTGCTAAAAGCGAAGCAGATAGCGGTAAATCCGCTTCTGAAGCATAAATCGTTAAAAGTGGCCCGGAAAGTGCAGATTCCTTTTTCGGAAAAGGAATTGCAGGCGGTTGCCGAAGCGGTGGATTATGCGGAAGACTTTGAAGGAATCCGGAACAGGTTAATCGTGGAGTTGTTTTATACTTCGGGAATACGCCGCTCGGAATTGATAGGTTTGAAAGTCCGGGATTATAATCCGCATGCCAAAACGTTAAAGGTTTTAGGGAAACGCAATAAGGAACGTTTACTGCCCGTTTTAGATTGTACGGATCGGTTACTGAAAGATTATCTTAAGGAAAGGGGAATGTTAAATGAGGGGCTTCCTAATGATTTGTTAATATTGAGTAAAAAGGGTAATAAAGTCAGTGAATCGTTTGTTTATAGATTAATAAATGATTACTTTAGTACTGTCTCTGAGAAGGTAAAAAAGAGTCCACACGTTCTTAGGCATACCTTTGCGACGCATCTGCTGAACAATGGTGCCGATATAAATTCAGTTAAGGAATTGTTAGGTCACGCTAGTTTGTCTTCTACCCAGATTTACACACATAGTAGTCTTTCTGAGCTTAAAAAAGTTTATCAGGAAGCACATCCTAGAAACCGAAACGATTCTGAAAGTTAA
- the rpsU gene encoding 30S ribosomal protein S21 → MLIIPIKDGENIDRALKRYKRKFDKTGVVRQLRSRQAFTKPSVTRRAQVQKAAYIQTLRDSLEN, encoded by the coding sequence ATGTTGATTATACCAATTAAAGACGGAGAAAATATTGATAGAGCGTTAAAACGTTACAAAAGAAAGTTTGACAAAACTGGAGTTGTAAGACAGCTAAGAAGTCGTCAGGCATTCACGAAACCGTCAGTAACAAGAAGAGCTCAAGTTCAAAAAGCAGCTTATATTCAGACATTGAGAGATTCTTTAGAGAATTAA